A region from the Candidatus Tenderia electrophaga genome encodes:
- a CDS encoding peptide ABC transporter substrate-binding protein — protein sequence MLTTFVRYALLLVLLGALALSGCSRPDPEALRFGLSSSPINLDPRFATDAASTRINRLLYQRLVDFDQNLRPQPSLAEWRRLSPDHYRFHLLMGMATFHNDTALTAADVKATYAAILDPATGSPHRAGLNMIEAIEVIDEQTLDFHLKDADPLFPGRLVIGILPAELLAAQHPFSRQPVGSGPFQFLAWPEEGKLVLERLDDERRFEFITVKNPTVRVLKLLRGEIDMLQNDLPPELVSYLAEQEAIRLRRAPGSNFTYLGFNLEDEDTGRLKLRQAIAHAIDRQAIIEYIMGGAATRASALLPPDHWAGDPDLKLYPYAPARARVLLKEAGYIGAKRPHLVYKTSSDPFRIRLATVIQQQLAEVGIDVELRSYDWGTFYGDIKAGRFQMFSLSWVGIKTPDIFRYVFHSESIPPRGANRGRYFDKLADELIEAAEQKTALDDQARLYAELQARLLQQLPYVPLWYEDHLFAARKGINGYTLARDGNYDGLINVSKDGT from the coding sequence ATTTTGACCACGTTTGTCCGTTATGCGCTGCTGCTGGTATTGCTGGGGGCGTTGGCACTTTCCGGTTGCAGCCGGCCGGATCCTGAGGCGCTGCGCTTCGGCCTCTCCAGCAGCCCCATCAATCTCGATCCCCGTTTTGCCACCGATGCCGCCTCCACGCGCATCAACCGCCTGCTCTACCAACGTCTGGTGGATTTCGATCAGAACCTACGTCCGCAACCCTCCTTGGCCGAATGGCGCCGGCTCAGTCCGGACCATTACCGCTTTCATCTGCTCATGGGCATGGCGACCTTTCACAATGACACCGCATTGACGGCGGCGGACGTCAAGGCGACCTATGCTGCTATTCTCGATCCCGCCACCGGTTCGCCTCACCGTGCCGGTCTCAACATGATCGAGGCCATCGAGGTGATTGACGAGCAGACCCTAGATTTCCATCTCAAGGACGCCGATCCCTTGTTTCCCGGCCGGCTGGTGATCGGCATCCTGCCGGCCGAATTGCTGGCGGCTCAGCATCCCTTCAGCCGGCAACCGGTGGGCAGTGGGCCGTTCCAATTCCTCGCCTGGCCGGAGGAAGGTAAGTTGGTCCTCGAGCGGCTGGACGACGAGCGCCGTTTCGAATTCATTACGGTCAAGAATCCCACCGTGCGGGTGCTGAAACTGCTGCGCGGCGAGATCGACATGTTGCAGAACGATCTGCCGCCCGAGCTGGTCAGCTATCTTGCCGAGCAGGAAGCGATTCGGCTGCGGCGCGCGCCGGGCTCCAATTTCACCTATCTGGGGTTTAACCTGGAGGACGAGGATACCGGTCGGCTCAAGCTGCGCCAGGCCATTGCCCACGCCATCGACCGTCAGGCCATCATCGAATACATCATGGGCGGGGCGGCGACGCGCGCCAGCGCCCTGTTGCCGCCCGATCATTGGGCCGGCGATCCCGATCTAAAACTTTATCCCTACGCCCCCGCCCGGGCGCGGGTGCTGCTGAAAGAGGCGGGCTACATCGGCGCCAAGCGGCCGCACTTGGTCTACAAGACCTCCAGCGATCCCTTCCGCATTCGTCTGGCCACGGTGATACAGCAGCAGTTGGCCGAGGTCGGCATTGATGTGGAGCTGCGCAGTTACGACTGGGGCACCTTTTACGGTGACATCAAGGCGGGACGCTTTCAGATGTTCAGCCTCAGTTGGGTGGGCATCAAGACGCCGGACATCTTCCGCTATGTGTTTCACAGCGAATCGATACCGCCGCGCGGCGCCAATCGCGGCCGCTATTTTGATAAGCTGGCCGATGAGCTGATCGAGGCCGCTGAGCAGAAGACGGCCTTGGACGATCAGGCCCGGCTGTATGCCGAACTCCAGGCCCGCCTGTTGCAGCAGTTGCCCTATGTGCCTCTATGGTACGAAGATCATCTCTTCGCCGCGCGCAAAGGGATCAACGGTTATACCCTGGCGCGTGACGGCAATTATGACGGACTGATCAATGTCAGCAAAGATGGAACCTGA
- a CDS encoding alcohol dehydrogenase produces MQAILMNAPGPPEVLQLKEVDAPELQRPGDMRVRLKVAGVNPVDTKLRSRGTYYPDKLPTVLGCDGAGVVEDVGTQVTRFKPGDEVFFCNGGIGAHPGNYAELAVVDEAFAARKPATVSFAEAAAAALVSITAWESLFDRANLQSGHTVLIHAGAGGVGHVAIQLAKSVGAKVITSVGDEDKAEFVRELGADEAVIYKQKDLVAAVNAWTEGAGVAVGFDTVGGKVLDQTFAAVRVYGDVVTLLQPGPDTDWQTARMRNQRVSLELMLTPMHQGLFEAQSHQSWILSQCAALMEQGKLKIHVSHQLSLAQAAEAHRLIEAGGMMGKVVLTTD; encoded by the coding sequence ATGCAGGCCATACTGATGAATGCGCCCGGCCCGCCGGAGGTGTTGCAGCTAAAAGAGGTCGATGCGCCTGAGTTGCAGCGCCCCGGCGACATGCGGGTGCGCCTCAAGGTCGCCGGCGTCAATCCGGTGGATACCAAACTGCGTAGCCGCGGGACTTACTATCCCGACAAGCTGCCGACGGTCCTCGGCTGCGACGGCGCGGGTGTGGTGGAAGATGTGGGCACGCAAGTCACCCGTTTCAAACCCGGCGATGAGGTCTTTTTCTGTAACGGCGGCATCGGCGCTCATCCCGGCAACTATGCCGAACTGGCAGTGGTGGATGAAGCCTTCGCCGCCCGCAAGCCCGCCACCGTCAGTTTCGCCGAAGCGGCCGCGGCAGCGCTGGTGTCGATCACCGCCTGGGAAAGCCTGTTTGATCGCGCCAACCTTCAAAGCGGACACACAGTCTTGATCCATGCCGGCGCCGGCGGCGTCGGCCATGTGGCGATTCAACTCGCCAAGTCAGTTGGGGCCAAAGTAATCACCAGCGTCGGTGATGAAGACAAGGCTGAATTCGTGCGCGAGCTCGGCGCCGATGAGGCGGTGATCTACAAGCAGAAAGATCTAGTCGCCGCCGTCAATGCATGGACCGAGGGTGCCGGCGTCGCTGTGGGTTTCGACACCGTCGGCGGCAAGGTGCTGGACCAAACCTTCGCTGCGGTACGTGTCTACGGTGATGTGGTGACCCTGCTCCAACCCGGCCCGGATACCGACTGGCAAACCGCCCGAATGCGCAATCAGCGCGTCAGCTTGGAGTTGATGCTGACGCCGATGCACCAAGGTCTGTTTGAGGCGCAGAGCCACCAGAGTTGGATACTGAGTCAGTGCGCCGCGCTGATGGAACAGGGCAAACTCAAGATCCATGTGAGCCATCAATTGTCCCTGGCACAGGCAGCCGAGGCGCATCGCCTGATCGAGGCCGGGGGGATGATGGGCAAGGTAGTGTTGACCACAGACTGA
- a CDS encoding glutathione ABC transporter permease (with GsiABD is involved in the transport of glutathione into the cell), protein MLSFLVSRLASALFVVFGVTTLVFFFLHLVPGDPVEVMLGESAQAADREALRQSLGLDQPLAVQYGHYLAQLVRFDLGTSLYSQQPITEMLAERIPATAELALAALIVAVLIAFPLGVLAAVRKGSHWDQSAMGLSLLGVSIPNFLMGPILILVFSLWLGWFPVSGRDGLASLILPALTLGTAMAAILSRMVRATLLETLGEDYIRTARAKGLSERLVIWRHALGNALLPVITLLGLQLGVLLGGAVITEVVFSWPGLGQLTIESIQRRDYPVVQACVLLISLSYVVVNTLTDVLYGWLDPRVRVTE, encoded by the coding sequence ATGCTGAGCTTTCTCGTCTCTCGCCTGGCCAGTGCCCTGTTCGTCGTCTTCGGCGTGACCACCCTGGTGTTCTTCTTTCTGCACCTGGTGCCCGGCGATCCGGTGGAGGTGATGCTGGGCGAATCGGCCCAGGCCGCCGACCGCGAGGCGCTGCGCCAATCTTTGGGACTGGATCAACCCCTCGCGGTACAATACGGCCACTATCTTGCCCAACTGGTGCGCTTTGATCTGGGTACCTCGCTTTACTCCCAGCAACCCATCACCGAGATGCTGGCCGAGCGCATCCCGGCCACGGCGGAATTGGCGCTCGCCGCCCTGATCGTCGCCGTGCTGATCGCGTTTCCCCTGGGCGTACTGGCGGCGGTGCGCAAGGGCAGCCATTGGGATCAAAGCGCCATGGGCTTGTCGCTGCTGGGTGTCTCCATCCCCAACTTCCTCATGGGGCCGATCCTGATCCTGGTGTTCTCGCTCTGGCTGGGCTGGTTTCCGGTCAGCGGCCGCGACGGTCTGGCCTCGCTGATTCTGCCCGCCCTGACCCTGGGTACGGCCATGGCGGCCATCTTGTCGCGCATGGTGCGCGCCACCCTGTTGGAGACCCTGGGAGAGGACTACATCCGTACCGCCCGCGCCAAGGGTCTGAGCGAGCGCCTGGTGATCTGGCGCCATGCCTTGGGCAACGCCTTGCTGCCGGTGATTACCCTGCTGGGTTTGCAGCTCGGGGTGCTGCTGGGCGGGGCGGTGATCACCGAGGTGGTGTTTTCCTGGCCCGGCCTGGGTCAGCTCACCATTGAGTCCATCCAGCGCCGCGATTACCCCGTGGTGCAGGCCTGCGTGTTACTGATCAGCCTGAGCTATGTGGTGGTCAACACGCTGACCGACGTACTCTACGGCTGGCTCGACCCGCGCGTGAGGGTGACGGAATGA
- a CDS encoding transposase, giving the protein MPTEKKTRRKYTEDFKRDAVALVTEQGYKVAEAARSLGINDNLLRRWRQEFSDDASGAQLSADEREELNRLRKENRMLRMEKEILKKASQYFAKEMK; this is encoded by the coding sequence ATGCCAACAGAGAAGAAGACAAGACGGAAATACACGGAAGACTTCAAGCGGGACGCGGTGGCGCTGGTGACCGAACAGGGTTACAAGGTGGCGGAGGCGGCCCGGAGTCTGGGGATCAACGACAATCTGCTGCGCCGATGGCGGCAGGAATTTTCGGACGATGCCAGCGGTGCGCAGCTGTCGGCGGATGAGCGCGAGGAGCTGAATCGGCTGCGGAAGGAGAACCGCATGCTGCGGATGGAAAAGGAGATTTTAAAAAAAGCCAGCCAGTACTTCGCGAAGGAAATGAAGTGA
- a CDS encoding peptidase: protein MSAKMEPDELWIEISVAAQQLRLRRGAAVVASFPVSTAANGVGEQDGSACTPRGWHKVRAKIGAGEPENAVFSGRRPTGEIYTPALAARHPERDWILSRILWLSGLEPGVNRLGKVDTMRRFIYIHGTPDSEAMGVANSHGCVRMRNQDVMRLFDLVKVGTRVFIAGEEGEIPPSPPLVKGGI from the coding sequence ATGTCAGCAAAGATGGAACCTGACGAACTTTGGATCGAAATCAGCGTTGCCGCGCAGCAGCTGAGGCTGCGTCGCGGCGCGGCGGTGGTGGCAAGCTTTCCGGTCTCCACCGCCGCCAACGGTGTGGGCGAACAAGACGGCAGCGCTTGTACCCCCCGCGGTTGGCACAAGGTGCGCGCCAAGATCGGTGCGGGCGAACCGGAAAACGCCGTCTTTAGCGGGCGCCGGCCGACAGGGGAGATCTACACGCCCGCGCTGGCGGCGCGTCACCCGGAGCGGGATTGGATACTCAGTCGCATTCTCTGGCTCAGCGGACTGGAGCCGGGCGTGAATCGCCTGGGTAAAGTGGATACCATGAGGCGCTTTATTTATATCCACGGTACGCCCGACAGTGAAGCCATGGGCGTGGCCAATTCACATGGCTGCGTGCGGATGCGGAATCAGGATGTGATGCGCTTGTTCGACCTGGTGAAGGTAGGGACGCGGGTGTTTATTGCGGGGGAGGAGGGTGAAATCCCCCCTAGCCCCCCTTTAGTAAAGGGGGGGATATGA
- a CDS encoding transposase has protein sequence MKYAFIRDHACRWPVLHLCRLLGVQRSAYYDWRDRPGQVIPAEELALRRRMKALFKASRDSLGSRTMARKLREEGFEIGRDRTRRLMKALSLEVRAKRKYKATTDSKHQLPVAENVLNRQFNPTRPNQAWGADITYLWTQEGWVYLAVVIDLYSRRVVGWAMDRRMKKALVIRALLMAINLRNPPPGLIHHSDRGSQYASRAYQKLLAQHGMVCSMSRKGNCWDNAPVERFFSSLKREWTGDRLYRTRKEAIADVREYVAVYYNAQRLHSTLGYKTPMDYEKDLNKVSGNT, from the coding sequence GTGAAGTACGCCTTCATCCGGGACCATGCATGCCGTTGGCCGGTATTGCATCTGTGCCGCCTGCTAGGTGTGCAGCGCAGTGCCTACTACGACTGGCGGGACCGGCCTGGCCAGGTCATTCCGGCCGAGGAACTGGCCTTGCGGCGGCGCATGAAGGCGTTGTTCAAGGCCTCCCGGGACAGTTTGGGTAGTCGAACGATGGCGCGCAAACTGCGCGAGGAGGGCTTTGAGATCGGCCGTGACCGGACGCGCCGCCTGATGAAGGCGTTGAGCCTGGAGGTTAGAGCGAAGCGCAAATACAAGGCGACAACCGACAGCAAACACCAGCTGCCGGTGGCGGAGAATGTGCTGAACCGCCAGTTCAACCCGACGAGGCCGAACCAGGCCTGGGGCGCAGATATCACGTATCTGTGGACGCAGGAAGGCTGGGTATACCTGGCGGTGGTGATCGACCTGTATTCGCGCCGCGTGGTCGGCTGGGCCATGGATCGGCGCATGAAGAAAGCCCTGGTGATCCGGGCCTTGCTGATGGCGATCAATCTGAGAAACCCGCCACCAGGCCTGATCCATCATTCGGACCGTGGCAGCCAATATGCCAGTCGCGCCTATCAGAAGCTGCTGGCACAACATGGGATGGTTTGCAGTATGAGTCGCAAGGGTAACTGCTGGGATAATGCCCCGGTGGAACGCTTCTTCAGTAGCCTGAAGCGGGAATGGACCGGTGATCGCTTGTACCGGACCCGGAAGGAAGCGATTGCTGATGTCCGGGAATACGTGGCGGTGTATTACAATGCTCAGCGCCTGCATTCGACGCTGGGTTACAAGACACCGATGGATTACGAAAAGGACCTTAACAAAGTGTCCGGAAACACTTGA
- a CDS encoding hypoxanthine-guanine phosphoribosyltransferase (Catalyzes the salvage synthesis of inosine-5'-monophosphate (IMP) and guanosine-5'-monophosphate (GMP) from the purine bases hypoxanthine and guanine, respectively): MTSDYLDEAKQVMREADLLCSKAQVEAAFDTMAAAISAELADKNPLVLCVMTGGVIPAGMLLPRLDFPLMTDYIHATRYGHNTAGGSLDWVVKPHKPLKDRVVLLVDDIFDEGLTLEAIVADCQAAGAAQVYTAVLVEKTRQRASHLQVDFVGLQVEDRYLFGYGMDYKGYLRNAAGIYAVKGM, translated from the coding sequence ATGACATCCGACTATCTGGACGAGGCAAAGCAGGTCATGCGCGAGGCCGATCTGCTCTGCAGCAAGGCGCAGGTCGAAGCCGCCTTCGACACAATGGCCGCCGCGATCAGCGCCGAACTGGCGGATAAAAATCCGCTGGTGCTGTGCGTTATGACCGGCGGTGTGATCCCCGCCGGCATGTTGCTGCCGCGCCTCGATTTCCCGCTGATGACCGATTACATCCACGCCACCCGCTACGGTCACAATACCGCGGGCGGCAGCCTGGACTGGGTCGTCAAACCCCACAAGCCGCTCAAGGATCGGGTGGTGCTGCTGGTGGATGACATCTTCGACGAGGGTTTGACCCTGGAGGCCATCGTCGCCGACTGCCAGGCCGCCGGCGCGGCGCAGGTCTATACCGCGGTGTTGGTGGAAAAGACGCGCCAACGCGCATCCCACCTGCAGGTCGATTTCGTCGGTCTGCAGGTGGAAGACCGTTATCTGTTCGGCTACGGCATGGATTACAAAGGTTACCTGCGCAACGCCGCCGGCATTTACGCGGTCAAGGGCATGTAG
- a CDS encoding beta-hexosaminidase, producing MSLGPVMVGLSGKTLNQEERDMLLHPMVGAVILFSRNYDSPHQLQTLIAEIHQLRDPHLLVSVDHEGGRVQRFRDGFSRLPPMRRLGEIYDDEPKRARRLAETVGWLMAVELRAVGVDFSFAPVLDLDHGVSEIIGDRSFHRQAQAVADLAQSVVSGMNKAGMSATGKHFPGHGAVEVDTHVGIARDERALVDIELEDLVPFERLVHAGLAGVMPGHVIYPQVDSQPAGFSRFWLQEVLRKRLGFQGAIFSDDLLMAGAAPMGSVSDRAEAALAAGCDMVLVCDNFTEICNTLERLERFDNPASHLRLARMHGRQPISRDRLHNDPHWHQALQAVEPLLQAKPLDLL from the coding sequence ATGTCACTAGGCCCGGTAATGGTCGGCCTGTCAGGCAAGACCCTGAACCAGGAAGAACGGGACATGCTGCTCCACCCGATGGTGGGGGCGGTAATCCTGTTCAGCCGTAACTATGACAGTCCGCACCAACTGCAAACACTGATCGCCGAGATCCATCAACTGCGCGATCCCCATTTGCTGGTCAGTGTCGATCACGAGGGGGGTCGGGTGCAGCGTTTTCGCGACGGCTTCAGCCGCTTGCCACCCATGCGCCGTCTGGGCGAGATCTACGACGACGAGCCTAAGCGTGCCCGGCGCCTGGCCGAGACCGTGGGCTGGCTGATGGCGGTGGAGCTGCGCGCCGTGGGGGTGGATTTCAGTTTCGCCCCGGTGCTGGATTTGGATCACGGCGTATCCGAGATCATTGGTGATCGCTCGTTTCACCGCCAGGCGCAGGCCGTGGCCGACCTGGCCCAAAGTGTTGTCAGCGGCATGAACAAGGCCGGCATGTCGGCGACGGGCAAGCACTTTCCCGGCCATGGCGCGGTGGAGGTCGATACCCACGTAGGCATCGCGCGCGACGAGCGCGCATTGGTGGACATCGAGCTGGAAGACCTGGTCCCCTTCGAACGCCTGGTCCATGCCGGGCTGGCCGGCGTCATGCCCGGCCATGTGATCTATCCCCAGGTGGACAGCCAGCCCGCCGGTTTCTCCCGCTTTTGGTTGCAGGAGGTATTACGCAAGCGTCTCGGTTTTCAGGGCGCCATTTTCAGCGACGATTTGCTGATGGCGGGGGCGGCGCCGATGGGCAGTGTCAGCGATCGCGCCGAGGCGGCGCTGGCGGCGGGCTGCGACATGGTATTGGTGTGCGACAATTTCACCGAGATCTGCAATACCCTGGAACGCCTGGAGCGCTTCGACAACCCGGCGTCCCATTTGCGTCTGGCGCGCATGCACGGCCGCCAGCCCATCAGCCGCGACCGGCTCCACAACGATCCCCATTGGCACCAGGCCTTGCAGGCCGTTGAGCCGTTGTTGCAGGCCAAGCCGCTGGATTTATTGTAA
- a CDS encoding ABC transporter permease encodes MIRLYWPAGVLVVWAFLALFGGWLGLMPNDIHLPKILQTPGIDAWLGYDDLGRPLWDRLVAGARTSFLVAVVVVLLSLIVGTLIGAVSAYAGGWLDHLVVRIIDIFLAFPGILLAIALAGLLGPGINNVIIALSVVGWVGFARLARAQVLTIKHREHVVAAHALGTPPAKIILKHILPLIMAPLIVEATFAVAGAVIAEAGLSFLGLGVQPPAASWGSMIRDGARYLLVAPHMVLVPGVMLMLVVLAVNLLGDQMRDWLDVRGR; translated from the coding sequence ATGATCCGCCTGTACTGGCCGGCCGGGGTGCTAGTCGTGTGGGCCTTTCTCGCCCTGTTCGGCGGTTGGCTGGGGCTCATGCCCAACGACATCCACCTGCCCAAGATCCTGCAAACGCCGGGCATTGATGCCTGGCTGGGTTACGACGACCTGGGTCGACCCTTGTGGGACCGGCTGGTGGCCGGGGCCCGGACCTCGTTTCTGGTGGCGGTGGTGGTGGTGCTGTTGTCTCTCATCGTCGGTACCCTGATCGGTGCGGTAAGCGCCTATGCCGGCGGCTGGCTGGATCACCTGGTGGTGCGCATTATCGACATCTTCCTGGCATTTCCCGGCATCCTGCTGGCCATCGCCCTGGCGGGTCTGTTGGGGCCGGGCATTAACAATGTCATCATCGCCCTGAGCGTGGTGGGGTGGGTGGGCTTCGCGCGTCTGGCGCGGGCCCAGGTGCTCACCATCAAGCATCGCGAGCACGTGGTGGCGGCCCATGCCCTGGGCACGCCGCCCGCCAAGATTATTCTGAAACACATTCTGCCCTTGATCATGGCACCACTGATTGTGGAGGCCACTTTTGCCGTCGCCGGGGCGGTGATCGCCGAGGCCGGGCTGTCGTTTCTGGGTCTGGGGGTGCAGCCGCCGGCGGCCTCTTGGGGCAGCATGATCCGCGACGGCGCGCGCTATCTGCTGGTGGCGCCGCACATGGTGTTGGTGCCCGGGGTGATGTTGATGCTGGTGGTGCTGGCGGTGAATCTGTTGGGGGATCAAATGCGTGATTGGTTGGATGTGCGCGGGCGCTGA
- a CDS encoding 23S rRNA methyltransferase → MPAGAFPGHVESLDHDGRGVAHVDGKATFIEGALPGEEVRFKYLTQHKKFDEGYVTDIIQSSSDRVEPKCPHFDICGGCSLQHMDAAAQIQAKQQIMLDNFKHIGNVVPEEILPPLTASHWGYRRKARLGCRYVFKKASMLVGFRERRSGLLAELSRCEVLHPAIGERIMALRELVGSLQAYKRMPQIEVAIGDDVVALVFRNLDELVEQDIERLVQFGQDNHIHIYLQPKGPDSAYRLWPAQSQLSYRLDEFDLEMLFEPTDFTQVNAEINRKMVSRAVTMLDPQPSERVLDLFCGLGNFSLPLARKAGHVIGVEGEAGLVQRAHANAAHNRVSNAEFHAADLAQEPHQHPWFGAGFDKLLIDPPRSGAFEIVKHVPAFGAGRVLYVSCNPATLARDAQVLVEAGYRLKAAGVMDMFPHTTHVESMALFEQG, encoded by the coding sequence ATGCCTGCAGGGGCATTTCCCGGCCACGTCGAGTCCCTCGACCACGACGGCCGCGGCGTGGCCCACGTGGATGGCAAGGCGACCTTCATCGAGGGGGCATTGCCGGGCGAAGAGGTGAGGTTCAAATACCTTACCCAGCACAAGAAGTTTGACGAGGGTTATGTCACCGATATCATCCAGTCCTCGTCCGATCGCGTCGAACCCAAGTGTCCCCACTTCGACATCTGCGGCGGCTGCAGTCTGCAGCACATGGATGCCGCTGCGCAGATCCAGGCCAAGCAGCAGATCATGCTGGACAACTTCAAGCACATCGGCAATGTGGTGCCTGAAGAGATATTGCCGCCATTGACCGCCAGCCACTGGGGCTACCGGCGCAAGGCCCGCTTGGGTTGTCGCTATGTCTTCAAAAAGGCATCCATGCTGGTGGGCTTTCGCGAACGGCGCAGCGGCCTGCTGGCTGAGCTGAGCCGCTGCGAGGTGCTGCACCCCGCCATCGGCGAGCGCATTATGGCCTTGCGCGAATTAGTGGGTAGTTTGCAGGCCTACAAGCGCATGCCCCAGATCGAGGTGGCCATCGGCGATGATGTGGTGGCGCTTGTCTTTCGTAATCTCGATGAGCTGGTAGAGCAGGATATTGAGCGCCTGGTTCAATTCGGCCAAGACAACCATATCCATATCTATCTTCAGCCCAAGGGGCCGGACAGCGCCTATCGGCTCTGGCCCGCACAGTCGCAGCTCAGTTATCGTCTGGATGAGTTCGATCTGGAGATGTTGTTTGAGCCCACCGATTTCACCCAGGTGAACGCGGAAATCAACCGCAAGATGGTGAGCCGGGCCGTCACCATGCTGGATCCACAGCCCAGCGAACGGGTCTTGGATCTGTTCTGCGGCCTGGGCAACTTCAGCTTACCGTTGGCGCGCAAGGCCGGCCATGTGATCGGCGTCGAAGGCGAGGCGGGGCTGGTGCAGCGGGCGCATGCAAATGCTGCACACAATCGAGTTAGCAATGCGGAGTTTCATGCCGCTGATCTGGCTCAGGAGCCCCATCAGCACCCATGGTTCGGCGCGGGTTTCGACAAGCTCCTCATCGACCCGCCACGCAGCGGGGCCTTTGAGATCGTCAAGCATGTGCCGGCCTTTGGCGCCGGTCGGGTGCTCTATGTCTCGTGCAATCCCGCCACCCTGGCGCGCGATGCCCAAGTGCTGGTCGAGGCGGGATACAGACTCAAGGCGGCCGGGGTGATGGATATGTTTCCGCATACCACCCATGTGGAGTCGATGGCCTTGTTCGAGCAGGGTTAG